The following are from one region of the Pseudodesulfovibrio piezophilus C1TLV30 genome:
- a CDS encoding ABC transporter ATP-binding protein → MLTATNLGKAYHGEAVLEEVSFTLGREETLAVVGPSGCGKTTLLYLLCGLSSPDAGTASLAGRPINGPTPDISIILQDYGLLPWKSVIENVALGLKVQGVAKTERLERAREQLAEVGIVGRDEDFPATLSGGEQQRVAIARAFVSRPRLMLLDEPFSSLDALTRERLQDALLAVWQQRKVPYVLVTHSLEEAVVLGKRIMVMSGRPARPVALFDNPRFGEAAIRESKGCFELLKELRHTVEEVW, encoded by the coding sequence ATGCTGACAGCAACAAATCTGGGAAAAGCATACCACGGCGAGGCTGTTTTGGAGGAGGTTTCCTTCACGCTGGGAAGAGAGGAAACCTTGGCGGTCGTCGGACCATCTGGGTGCGGCAAGACGACATTGCTGTATCTCCTCTGCGGATTGTCTTCCCCTGATGCCGGAACAGCTTCTCTGGCTGGTCGGCCCATTAATGGTCCGACGCCTGATATCTCCATTATTTTACAAGACTACGGGCTGCTCCCATGGAAGAGTGTTATTGAGAATGTAGCCTTGGGGTTGAAAGTGCAGGGTGTGGCAAAAACGGAACGTCTGGAGCGGGCACGAGAACAGTTGGCCGAGGTCGGAATTGTTGGCCGCGATGAAGATTTTCCTGCGACTTTGAGTGGAGGAGAACAGCAGCGGGTAGCCATAGCACGGGCTTTTGTTTCCCGCCCCCGTCTTATGTTACTGGATGAACCTTTTTCTTCCCTCGATGCCTTGACGCGTGAACGATTGCAGGATGCATTATTGGCCGTCTGGCAGCAGCGTAAGGTTCCCTATGTGCTGGTGACCCACTCTTTGGAAGAGGCTGTTGTTCTCGGCAAACGAATTATGGTCATGTCCGGTCGCCCGGCCCGGCCTGTGGCTTTGTTCGATAACCCCAGGTTCGGAGAGGCTGCAATTCGAGAGAGCAAAGGATGTTTTGAATTGTTGAAAGAACTTCGGCACACTGTGGAGGAAGTATGGTGA